One Halobacterium wangiae genomic window, GCGCTGCTCGTGGCGGGCATCGCCACGCTCGTCCAGGTGTTCCCCATCGGCCCCGTCGGCGCCCGTCTCCCCATCGTGATGGGGACCAGCGCCATCTTCGTGTCGCCGCTCATCGACATCGGGAGCACGTTCGGGCTGGCCACCATCTTCGGCGCCGTCATCATCGCGGCACCCGTCGAAGTGATCATCGGCTACTTCTTCGACGACGTCGAGGACTTCTTCCCGCCGCTGGTCACGGGCATCGTCGTGATGCTCGTCGGCCTCACACTCATCCCCATCGCCATCCAGTACTCCGCGGGTATCCCCGGGACGGACGCCTTCGGTAGCATGGAGAACCTCGGGCTCGCGGCGCTCGTGCTCGTTGTCGCGCTCGTCACCAACCAGTTCTTCGGCGGGTTCATGCGCTCGGCGAGCGTGCTCATCGCCGTCGTCGTCGGCTACCTCGCCGCCATCCCGCTCGGCCTGCTCGACCTCTCGGCGGTCGGCTCGGCCGCGTGGTTCTCGTTCCCGACGCCGCTCAAGTACGGCATCGCGTTCGAACCCAGCGCCATCATCCTGGCCGCGTTCGCGTACATCATCACCTCGATGGAGACCATCGGCGACGTCGCCGGCACCACCGAAGCAGTCGGCCGCGACCCCACCAGTGAGGAGACCAAGGGCGGCCTCGTCGCGGACGGCGTGATGTCGATGTTCGCGGGCGTGTTCAACGCCTTCCCGAACACCTCGTTCAGCCAGAACGTCGGTCTCATCAGCTTCACCGGCATCGCCAGCCGGTTCGTCGTCGGCATCACCGGCGTGTTCCTCATCGTCCTCGGCCTCGTGCCGAAGGTCGCTGCGGTCATCTCCGCGATGCCGAACCCGGTGCTCGGCGGCGCTGCCGTCGTGCTGTTCGGGATGATCTTCTCCATCGGCCTCCGCATCATCACTCGCGGCTCGGAGCTCACGCAGCGCAACCTCACCATCATCGCCACCTCCATCGTCCTCGGCGTCGGCGTCGAGTGGCGTTCCGACGCGCTCGCCCAGCTCCCCGACGACGTCCAGGTGCTGGCGACCTCCGGGCTCATCGTCGGCGGCGTCACCGCACTCGTGCTGAACGCCATCCTCCCCGAGGACGCCGCACCGATGGGCGAGGGCGCGATCGGTGAACCGGTCGCTGGCGAGGACCCCAACGCACGTACCGACGACTGACGGGCCGACCGTCGAAAGAACGAATTCGGTTTTTCGGACGCTACCGCGTTACTCCTCGGTGAACGCGACGACCCGGGAGACGGAGGACTCGCCGCCGCGGAACCGCCACGGGAACGTGCCGATCTGCACGCGCTCGTTGAGCAGCTCCTTGGGCACCTGCGCGTTCTCGACGTGGACGATTCCCTCCGGGAACAGCTCCGTGTGCATGAGCTGGTAGCCCTCGGGCGGGAAGATCTCGTCGAGGTCGTCGACGCCGTGTTTCTCGCGGGCCTCCGCGGCGAGTTCCGGGCGGACGTCGCGGACGACCGTGTTCATCGGGTGGTCCGCGCTCCCGCAGTCGAGGATGAGGTAGTTGAGGTCCATCTCCTTGCACCAGTCGGCGAACTCCTGGTTCGGGCCGGGGTGCTTGCAGAAGAACTTGTGCGGGTCGGCCTCCTCGCGGTGCCACGCGTACTTCTGGTAGCCCGTGTGGATGAAGAGGATGTCGCCCTCCTGGACGTCACAGACGTCCTCGATCATCTCGGAGGTGTAGACGTCGTAGTCGCCCACCTTGTCGGAGATGTCCGCGACGACCGCGTCGCTGACGAGTTCGTCGAGCGGCATGCTCTCGATGTCCCGCCCGTGGGCGATGAAGTGCTTCTCGCCGTCCAGGTGGGTCCCGGTGTGGTTCATGAACTCGATCTTCTGGCCGTTCACTTTCTCGGTGTCCAGTGACTTCTCGTACCAGATCTTCGGGTTGTCGTACGTCGGCCACGCAGGCGTGTCCTGCGACCACGGCTGCGTCAGGTCGTGCATCTCGTATCCGTCGAGCATGGTCAACTCGTCGCGGGACTCCCTCATAAGAATTGGCCATCGGGCAGCGAGCAGGGGGGTCTCGGGAGTGTTACCAAGACTTCGTCCCGCGAGAGGGGCCGTAGAGCGCCGTCAGTCCTCGCCGAACACGCCGGCGTCGGCCAGCGCGTCGATCTCCTCGTCGCTGTAGCCGAGTTCCGCGAACACCTGGCGGTTGTGCTCGCCGAGTTCCGGCGGCGGCGAGCGGAACCCGCTCTCGCTGTGCTCGTAGTTCAGCGGGTGTTCGATGACGGGGATGGTCTTGCCGCGGGCCTCCATCTCGCGGACGACCCCGCGGGCGTCGGTCTGTTCGTTGTGCAGCGCCTCGTCGACGGAGTAGACGGGGCCGGCGGGGATGCCGGCCTCCTCGACGAGGACGTCCATCCACTCCTCGGTGGTGCGCTCGCGGAGGACGCCCTCGAGTTCCGCCTCCAGTTCGTCCATCTGCTCGACGCGGTCGGCGTTCGTCTCGAAGCGCTCGTCGTCGGTGAGTTCCGGCCGCCCGATGGCGTCACAGAACAGCCGCCAGAGCTTCTGGTTGAGGCAGGCGACGTTGATGTGGCCGTCGGCCGTCTCGAACGTCTGGTAGGGTGCGAGTACCGGGTCCTTCGTCCCCATGCGCTGGGGTTCCTCGCCGACGAACGCCTTTCCGGCCTGCTTGGTGAGCCACGGGAGTGTAGCGTCGAGCATTCCGAGTTCGACGTAGTCGCCCTCGCCCGTGCGCTCGCGGCGGTAGAGCGCGGTCACGATGCCGAACGCCGACCACATCGCGGTGATGAGGTCGGTCTGCGGGAGGCCGACCTTCACCGGGCGGCCGTCCGCTTCGCCGGTGACGGACATGATGCCGCTCATCCCCTGGACGAGGAGGTCGTAGCCGGGGCGCTGGCTCCACGGTCCGGTCTGCCCGAACGCGGAGATGGCGCAGTAGACGATCTCGTCGTTGACGCCCCGGATGTCGTCGTAGGCGACGTTGAGTTTCTCTGCGGTGCCGGGGCGGTAGTTCTGGATGAAGACGTCGGCCTCCTCGGCGAGGTCGTACAGCGCCGCCAGCCCCTCCTCGGTCTTGAGGTTCAGTTCGATACTGCGCTTGTCGTAGTTCACCGTCCAGAAGTACGGCGACTCGCCGTCCACGAACGGTGGCCCGGAGTGTCGGTTGTCGTCGCCGACCTCCGGGCGCTCGACTTTGATCACGTCCGCGCCCTGGTTCGCGAGCATCAGCGAGCAGAAACCGCCCGTGACGAACGTGCTCAGGTCGAGCACCGTCACGCCGTCGAGTACGTGTCCGTCTGTAGCCATCACCAGCCACGAGGGGGACTGGCGGCATAAATCATTGCCGTAGCCGGTCGCGGTGACGGGCCAGGACGGACCGCCGCGCGAGGAGAGAGTTGTTCAGTACTGCCGGACGTGAGTTCACCTACCGTGAAACAGCGTAACACCTGAGATACCTCCCGGGACGGCACTTCACGCCCTGGGGACGAGAATCGTTGCCACCAGCCCCAGGATTGCCGTTCGTTATGGTGGGCTTACACCACGATGTGGCGACGATTCGAGACGGTTGTCCGCCGATACTGAACAAAAGTATTACGTAGACGAACACCGTCGGTTCGAGTACACATGACCGACGCGGACACCCCGACGGTGAAATCCGTCGAGACGACGTTCAGGATCATCGAGGCGCTGCACGAACGCGGGGGTGCCGGCGTCACCGAACTCGCGTCCGAACTCTCCGCCCCGAAGAGCACGGTCCACAACCACCTCCAGACCCTCGAACGCAACGAGTACGTCGTCAACGACGAGGGGACGTACCGCGTCGGCAGTCGCTTCCTGGAACTCGGCGCGCACGCCCGCGACCGCCGCGACATCTACGAGGTCGCCCGACCAGAGGTCGACCGCATCGCCGAGGAGACGGGCGAACTGTCGGGCGTCGTCGTCGAGGAACACGGTCGCGGCGTCTTCCTCCACCGCGCGAAGGGCGAGAACGCGGTCCACGTCGACACCTACGCAGGCAAGCGGATCTACCTCCACGGTGCGGCACTCGGGAAGGCCGTCCTCGCCCACCTCCCGGAGGCCCGCGTCGACGACGTCGTCGACCGCCACGGGCTCCCCGCGCTCACCGAGAACACCATCACCGACCGCCAGGTGCTCCGGGAGGAACTCGCGCAGATCCGGGAGACGGGCATCGCCTTCGACGACGAGGAGCGCCTCGACGGCCTCCGGAGCGTCGGCGCCGCCATCACGAGCGAGGACGGCGACGTGCTCGGCGCGGTGAGCGTCGCGGGCCCGACGAGTCGACTCCGGGACGACCGCTTCCGCGAGGAGCTCCCGGCGGTCGTCCGGAGCGCGGTCAACGTCATCGACCTCAACGTGACCTACTCGTGACGATTACAGGCATACGCCCGTAATTCGTTCGACGTGACAGGTTACGGTAGAGAAACCAGAATAGACAGTAAGAGTACGTTAATTCGGACGATAGCAATCTATTTCGGAAAATCCAGCTATATCAGCCTTTATCCGCAGTTCTGGACAGTTTGACTCTGTTCACACTCGTGAACCGTTCGTACACGCCTATTACTCGTTTCGCGGCTGTTTGTGGTGTTTTACGCGACTTCACCGGCCGAGTACGGCGAGCTATCGGAAGAGGTTTCTACCGGTTCGAGATACTGTCTCTAAATCTTATATGGATTCAGCGATGGGGCGGAGCAGGGGGCAAGACATAACGGTAGGGGGCCGCTCCTGTAGGACATGGACCACGACCACGCGGACATGCTGTCTCGCGAGGACGCCGTCGAACGCGTACTCGATGGCCGGGAGCGGGCACTCGACCGCCTCGGGACAGAGACGGTGGCGCTCGACGAGATCGCGGGCCGAGTGCTCGCGACGGACGTCGAGGCGACGGTCGACCAGCCACCGCACAGCCACGCGACGATGGACGGCTTCGCGTTCGACGCGAGCGCCGACTACCCCTACGAGGTCGTCGACCGCGAGGTGTTCCCCGAGGACGACCCGGGCACGCTCGACGCCGGCCAGGCAGTACGAATCGCCACGGGGGCGCCCCTCCCAGAGGGCGCGAACGCAGTGCTGAAAGTCGAGGAGTCCACCGTCGAGGGTAGCGAACTGCGGGGGACCGACCTCGAACCCGGGACGTACGTCTACGAGCGCGGGAGCAACGTCGAGGCGGGCGAAGTGCTGTTCTCGGCGGGCGAGACGCTGTCACCGAAGGACGCGATTCTCCTCCGCGACCTCGGGGTCGAGGCCGTCGAGGTGCGAGCGCGGTTCTCAGTCGGAGTGCTGGCGACCGGGACCGAGATCCACGAGGGACGCATCGACGACCTGGACTCGCCGATGCTCGCGGGTCTGGTGCGCTCGTGGGGCCACGACGCGACCTACGAGGGGAGCGTCCCCGACGACTACGAGATCGTCGAGGACCGCATCTCCGAACTCGCCGAAGTACACGACGTGCTGTTGACCACGGGCGGCACGAGCGTCGGGAAGAAGGACTACGTGATCCGCGCGCTGGACAGCCTCGGCGAGGTGGACTTCCACCGCGCCGCCGTCCGGCCGGGCAAACCCATCGCGCTCGCGGACCTCCCGGACCACGACGCGACGGCGTTCGCCATCCCGGGCAAACCCGTCGGCGCCCACACCATCACGTCGCTCGTGGCGCGGCCGTTCTTCACCGGACGCACGGACCTCCCGACCATCCCCGCCGAGTTCAGCCACGACGTGGGCCTCGGCCCGGAGGGCTTCGAGTACGCGATCCCGGTCACGCTCGAAGACGGCGAGGCGACGCCGCTTGGCCACGCTGACTCCGCGCTCTCCGTCTACGAGGCGACGTTCGACCCGAGCGTACTGTCCTCGAGTACGCGCGCGACCCGCGCCGACGGCTTCGTGCTCACCGAGCGCGCGCTGTCCGCGGGCGAGTCGGTCCGGGTCGTCCCCTACCCGGCGGTGGAATGAGCCTCCCCGTCGTCGACCCCCCGGCGGAGCGCTCGGGCGACTCGCGCGTCGCGGGCGTCCTGCTCGCGGCGGGCACGAGTTCACGGTTCGGCGACGCGAACAAACTGCTCGCGGACGTCGAGCGGGAGACGAACCCGGTCGACGGAGCAGCAGCCGACGGGGACACGACGGACGGGACGCCGATGGTTCGCCGGAGTGCGGAGACGCTGCTGGCCGCAGGACTCGACGAGGTCGTCGTCGTCCTCGGCCACGAGGCAGACCGGGTCCGGGAGGCGCTGGGGGGTCTAGACGTCTCGTTCGTGGAGAACCCCGAGTTCGAGTCGGGGCAGGCGTCGTCAGTTCGCGCGGGCGTGCGGGCGCTCGGCGACGTCGACGCCGCCGTGTTCGCGCTCGGCGACATGCCGTACGTCGCGCCCGACAGCGTCGCGGCCCTGGTCGCTGCCCACGATGCCGACATGGGAACAGCGCTCGCCGCGGGCTGCGACGGCCAGCGTGGGAATCCAGTGCTGTTCGATTCGACGCACTTCCCGGCGCTCGCCGAGCGCGACGGCGACATCGGGGGGAAGCAGGTGCTGTTCGCTGCCGAGCACGCGGCGATCGTGGAGACGGGCGACCCGGGCGTCCTGCGCGACGTCGACCGGCCAGACGAGTTCGCCTGAACCGCGGGCGTTATGCGGGCGGCGGGCACAGTTCGTGACCATGAGCGAGTTCCAGTACACGACGTCCGTCGACGTGCGTTACCAGGACCACGACACGATGGGGCACGTCAACAACGCGATCTACGTCACGTACATGGAGGAGGCGCGCACGGGCTACCTCCGGGACGAACTCGGCGTCGCCGCCGACGACCTGAGTATGGTCGTCGCACACCTCGAAGTGGACTTCCACCGGCCAGTCCAGTACGCCGACGAGGTCGAGGTGGCGGTGTCGGTCACAGACGTCGGCGAGTCGAGTTTCACGATGGTCTACGAGGTGCGCGACGACGAGGGCGTCACCGTCGAGGGCGAGACGGTGCAGGTGATCCTCGACCCGGAGACGGGGTCGAGCGCGCCGGTTCCCGAGGCGTGGCGCGAGTCAATCCGCGTACTCGAAGGGTGAGGACCGCGTCGGCGGGAACGCCTCGAGTCGGTCGAGGATCGTGTCGACGATCTCCGCGTCGAACGTCCAGAACCCGTAGAACTGGTCCCGTTCGCGTTCCTCGGCCAGCAGCGCGCGCTTCTCCGCGTCTCGTTCGGCGTCCAGCACCACGAACCACGTCGACGTGATCTCGTCGTCCGCGTACTCGTGGAGGTCGTGGACCTCGCTCGGGACGTGCCAGTCGGGCGCTCCGTAGAGGTGCGTGTCCACGCCCGCTCGCGCGATCCGGTCGTAGAGGGCGTACTGCGGTTTGAGGTTCGAGTACACCTGGA contains:
- a CDS encoding molybdopterin molybdotransferase MoeA — encoded protein: MDHDHADMLSREDAVERVLDGRERALDRLGTETVALDEIAGRVLATDVEATVDQPPHSHATMDGFAFDASADYPYEVVDREVFPEDDPGTLDAGQAVRIATGAPLPEGANAVLKVEESTVEGSELRGTDLEPGTYVYERGSNVEAGEVLFSAGETLSPKDAILLRDLGVEAVEVRARFSVGVLATGTEIHEGRIDDLDSPMLAGLVRSWGHDATYEGSVPDDYEIVEDRISELAEVHDVLLTTGGTSVGKKDYVIRALDSLGEVDFHRAAVRPGKPIALADLPDHDATAFAIPGKPVGAHTITSLVARPFFTGRTDLPTIPAEFSHDVGLGPEGFEYAIPVTLEDGEATPLGHADSALSVYEATFDPSVLSSSTRATRADGFVLTERALSAGESVRVVPYPAVE
- a CDS encoding cyclase family protein; translated protein: MLDGYEMHDLTQPWSQDTPAWPTYDNPKIWYEKSLDTEKVNGQKIEFMNHTGTHLDGEKHFIAHGRDIESMPLDELVSDAVVADISDKVGDYDVYTSEMIEDVCDVQEGDILFIHTGYQKYAWHREEADPHKFFCKHPGPNQEFADWCKEMDLNYLILDCGSADHPMNTVVRDVRPELAAEAREKHGVDDLDEIFPPEGYQLMHTELFPEGIVHVENAQVPKELLNERVQIGTFPWRFRGGESSVSRVVAFTEE
- a CDS encoding nucleotidyltransferase family protein, with product MSLPVVDPPAERSGDSRVAGVLLAAGTSSRFGDANKLLADVERETNPVDGAAADGDTTDGTPMVRRSAETLLAAGLDEVVVVLGHEADRVREALGGLDVSFVENPEFESGQASSVRAGVRALGDVDAAVFALGDMPYVAPDSVAALVAAHDADMGTALAAGCDGQRGNPVLFDSTHFPALAERDGDIGGKQVLFAAEHAAIVETGDPGVLRDVDRPDEFA
- a CDS encoding IclR family transcriptional regulator, translating into MTDADTPTVKSVETTFRIIEALHERGGAGVTELASELSAPKSTVHNHLQTLERNEYVVNDEGTYRVGSRFLELGAHARDRRDIYEVARPEVDRIAEETGELSGVVVEEHGRGVFLHRAKGENAVHVDTYAGKRIYLHGAALGKAVLAHLPEARVDDVVDRHGLPALTENTITDRQVLREELAQIRETGIAFDDEERLDGLRSVGAAITSEDGDVLGAVSVAGPTSRLRDDRFREELPAVVRSAVNVIDLNVTYS
- a CDS encoding acyl-CoA thioesterase — protein: MSEFQYTTSVDVRYQDHDTMGHVNNAIYVTYMEEARTGYLRDELGVAADDLSMVVAHLEVDFHRPVQYADEVEVAVSVTDVGESSFTMVYEVRDDEGVTVEGETVQVILDPETGSSAPVPEAWRESIRVLEG
- a CDS encoding CaiB/BaiF CoA transferase family protein, whose protein sequence is MATDGHVLDGVTVLDLSTFVTGGFCSLMLANQGADVIKVERPEVGDDNRHSGPPFVDGESPYFWTVNYDKRSIELNLKTEEGLAALYDLAEEADVFIQNYRPGTAEKLNVAYDDIRGVNDEIVYCAISAFGQTGPWSQRPGYDLLVQGMSGIMSVTGEADGRPVKVGLPQTDLITAMWSAFGIVTALYRRERTGEGDYVELGMLDATLPWLTKQAGKAFVGEEPQRMGTKDPVLAPYQTFETADGHINVACLNQKLWRLFCDAIGRPELTDDERFETNADRVEQMDELEAELEGVLRERTTEEWMDVLVEEAGIPAGPVYSVDEALHNEQTDARGVVREMEARGKTIPVIEHPLNYEHSESGFRSPPPELGEHNRQVFAELGYSDEEIDALADAGVFGED
- a CDS encoding uracil-xanthine permease family protein, with the protein product MPDGNTEAERSRGNRLVRYGIEDRPDNGEAVALGIQHLLAMFLSTVALPLVIASAIGLGSADITFIVQMALLVAGIATLVQVFPIGPVGARLPIVMGTSAIFVSPLIDIGSTFGLATIFGAVIIAAPVEVIIGYFFDDVEDFFPPLVTGIVVMLVGLTLIPIAIQYSAGIPGTDAFGSMENLGLAALVLVVALVTNQFFGGFMRSASVLIAVVVGYLAAIPLGLLDLSAVGSAAWFSFPTPLKYGIAFEPSAIILAAFAYIITSMETIGDVAGTTEAVGRDPTSEETKGGLVADGVMSMFAGVFNAFPNTSFSQNVGLISFTGIASRFVVGITGVFLIVLGLVPKVAAVISAMPNPVLGGAAVVLFGMIFSIGLRIITRGSELTQRNLTIIATSIVLGVGVEWRSDALAQLPDDVQVLATSGLIVGGVTALVLNAILPEDAAPMGEGAIGEPVAGEDPNARTDD